GATTTAGGCTAACGGTTCTGGTTCTAGGTGTGATGCGCTTTCTCCAGACGGAATGGCACCGGCACGAGCGAGACCGCAACGCCTGGGAAATCGAACGCGCGGAAATGAAATCCCGCATTGGCAGACTGGAGGGTGATGTCCGGACGAACAAGCGTTTGCGCGAGTCTTTGGCTAAGCATGTGCGGCTGCTGGAGGCCGCGCTGAAAAAGGAGCGcgagaaggtgaagaagctCACCAATaacgaggaggttgatgatATGAGGGATCCCAAGGACATTGCTCGGGAGAATCTGAGCGCGGTAAAATGTAACAATTCCCTTTGAATCGCATGTTGCGCGAGTACTAATGTCTGTTCTGTTCTAGCTCAACACCCCAAGCTTTCTAAAGACCCCTTTGACGCCGATCCCGATGAGACCCAACCCGAATACAGACAGGAGAATGAACGAGATAAGTCGCGTCTTTACTTATCCAAGTGCTCGCAGGAGGTCACGTACCATGTGATCCCCGCATCCAACCCGCCTGCGGATTTGGCCGAGCAGGATCTTCCCAACCATATCTACGGAGGTCAACCGATGTCTCAGCAGAGTCTGGAGGAAGCCTACATGCACCAACAACGGCAGAAAcagcagcaccaacagcagcagcaggggaATCACATAATGGCTCGCGAAGTCCCGTTCCCAAACCACCAACCTGTCCTGCAGTATTCCGAGAACCCCGGATTGGCTCGCGCGCATGGTCTGCCGGTTCCTAGGGAACCCCTCGATAGGAGGTTCTTGGAGCCGCAAACTTCTGTGACTGCTCTTGATGGCCGGAAGAACTCCCTGGACAATGCCTTCCTTGATGAAGCCTCTGGTCCTCCCAGGCAGGCATTTGAAGAATATGGCGCGCAAGTCCCCCCCAAGGAGGAACCGAAACCGCAGCAGACGGAGGAGAGCTCTGACGATTCAGATGGCTGGAATTTCGACGAACCGTCCGGTCCGGAGCCAGCGGTCGAACATATCCCACCCCATAAACCGGACACCGACGCTTTCCCTAACGCCAACTTTGTTCCAAATTCGACAGGTGGCGGCCTCCTCCACCGGAGAAAGAGTTCTGGCTCGAGGCAGGCGGAGGGTGCTACCGAGTCTAAAGAAAACAATGTGGCGCCTGCGCAAAAAGAAGATCCTAATTTCAGGGTTCGGTTTGCGCTCCGGGGCCATTTGGATGTTATCCGCTCTGTGATATTCACAGGCGGCGGTAGTCCATCAGAACCTGAAGTTTGCACGTGCAGTGATGATGGGACAATTAAGCGGTGGATCATCCCGGCGGGCTTTGGGCTTAACTCATCATCTGATATGGACATAACGAGTTACTTTACCCACCGGGGACATGCCGGGGCAGTGACAGCCTTGGCGGCGTGCTCTCCATCCCAGCACTTCTCCAACGGCGGGCGTGCGCTGGGTGACGGCTGGGTATTTTCTGGTGGCCAGGATGCTAGCATTCGAGTCTGGGAGCGTGGAAGGGTAGACCCCAAGGCTACTCTGGATGGCCACACGGATGCTGTGTGGGGACTCTGCGTTCTACCCGGCACGACAGGATCTGTATTCGGGGAAAATTGCAGCCGTTACGGAGGCCCCGATCGCCTCCTGCTTGCCTCTGGAGGCGCGGACGGCAAGATCTTAATATGGTCTGTCAGCGCCCCTCCACAGGCTGCCTCGCCGCAGGCAGGATCGCGGCGGGCTGGTGGAAGTCGACGCGCGAATTCCATCTCATCCGGGTCTAACTTCCCGAACTCACCGCAACCGAGCATCGCGACAACCACACCGTTCCACTACACGCTTGTTCATCAGATTGTGCTCGCTGAGTCGCCGTCGCCGACATGTATCAGCCCCTTGTCTCTTGCCGGCATCAACTTTGTTGTTTCCTACGCTGATGCGTCGATTGTTGTGTACGACACGAGGACTGGCGAAGAGATTGTGGGAATGGCTAGCAAGGAGACTTATGATGGTACCCCGTCGACTGGTGTTAATGCCGTTGTTGCGTCTACTATCGGGTTCGATGGCTCGGCACATCTCGACCCTAACCGGACGATGGGTGCGGAGGAGGAAGTCCACGGTGCTACTGGGTCCAGTGGTGTGGAGGGAGTGATTATCAGTGGATAT
This sequence is a window from Aspergillus chevalieri M1 DNA, chromosome 5, nearly complete sequence. Protein-coding genes within it:
- a CDS encoding cell differentiation and development protein Fsr1 (COG:D;~EggNog:ENOG410PJ75;~InterPro:IPR013258,IPR036322,IPR015943,IPR001680, IPR019775,IPR020472,IPR017986;~PFAM:PF00400,PF08232;~go_function: GO:0005515 - protein binding [Evidence IEA]) — its product is MAWQSPSAMAGGGGFVGSGDGGPNGGHPQGTEYTLQGVMRFLQTEWHRHERDRNAWEIERAEMKSRIGRLEGDVRTNKRLRESLAKHVRLLEAALKKEREKVKKLTNNEEVDDMRDPKDIARENLSAVKSQHPKLSKDPFDADPDETQPEYRQENERDKSRLYLSKCSQEVTYHVIPASNPPADLAEQDLPNHIYGGQPMSQQSLEEAYMHQQRQKQQHQQQQQGNHIMAREVPFPNHQPVLQYSENPGLARAHGLPVPREPLDRRFLEPQTSVTALDGRKNSLDNAFLDEASGPPRQAFEEYGAQVPPKEEPKPQQTEESSDDSDGWNFDEPSGPEPAVEHIPPHKPDTDAFPNANFVPNSTGGGLLHRRKSSGSRQAEGATESKENNVAPAQKEDPNFRVRFALRGHLDVIRSVIFTGGGSPSEPEVCTCSDDGTIKRWIIPAGFGLNSSSDMDITSYFTHRGHAGAVTALAACSPSQHFSNGGRALGDGWVFSGGQDASIRVWERGRVDPKATLDGHTDAVWGLCVLPGTTGSVFGENCSRYGGPDRLLLASGGADGKILIWSVSAPPQAASPQAGSRRAGGSRRANSISSGSNFPNSPQPSIATTTPFHYTLVHQIVLAESPSPTCISPLSLAGINFVVSYADASIVVYDTRTGEEIVGMASKETYDGTPSTGVNAVVASTIGFDGSAHLDPNRTMGAEEEVHGATGSSGVEGVIISGYEDRYIRFFDANSGQCTYTMLAHPAAIASLSLSPDGRELVSAGHDASLRFWDLEKRSCTQEITSHRLMRGEGVCAATWSRDGRWVISGGGDGVVKVFSR